One genomic region from Saprospiraceae bacterium encodes:
- a CDS encoding endo-1,4-beta-xylanase, with amino-acid sequence MRNSLLVLYATLFFNSVFSQIASGKGKWLGNVINSTTPANFITYWNQVTPENAGKWGSVENSQDVMQWGILDMVYDQSRTKGIPFKFHTLIWGQQEPAFIKNLSSSLQLKEVESWIMQACSRYPEAEYIDVVNEPLHAPPSYAAALGGQGITGWDWIVWAFETARKYCPKAKLILNDYNILSNDENTSKFIEIIEVLKSKKLIDGIGEQGHFFETTPLQTIQDNLGRLISTGLPIYISEFDVNIANDQDQLEKYKQLFPIWWEHPAVKGVTLWGYQQNQIWRTNAYLLRSDGSERPAMTWLKGYIGLSTSIRPLQLPDQYLKIVTNPVTNHRLRLEYDEQIKKLEILSVMGSLLQTYRNVSTNASTMDIDLPHGLYFVKAYSAQGFVLKKFILD; translated from the coding sequence ATGCGAAATAGCCTTCTTGTTTTATACGCTACACTTTTTTTTAATTCCGTTTTTTCGCAGATAGCATCTGGTAAAGGTAAATGGCTGGGAAATGTAATCAACTCCACTACCCCAGCTAATTTTATTACTTATTGGAATCAGGTTACTCCGGAGAATGCCGGTAAATGGGGATCTGTAGAAAATAGCCAGGATGTAATGCAATGGGGCATCCTCGATATGGTATATGACCAATCACGCACGAAAGGTATCCCATTTAAGTTTCACACGCTTATATGGGGCCAACAAGAGCCGGCATTTATAAAAAATCTCTCATCCTCATTGCAGCTCAAAGAAGTAGAATCCTGGATCATGCAAGCCTGCAGCCGATACCCTGAGGCGGAATATATAGATGTGGTCAATGAACCCTTGCATGCACCTCCATCGTATGCTGCTGCTTTGGGAGGTCAGGGCATTACAGGTTGGGACTGGATAGTTTGGGCCTTTGAAACTGCCAGGAAATATTGCCCTAAAGCAAAGCTAATACTCAATGACTACAACATCCTCAGCAATGATGAAAATACTTCCAAATTTATCGAAATCATAGAGGTGCTCAAAAGTAAAAAATTAATCGATGGAATAGGAGAGCAAGGTCATTTTTTTGAAACTACTCCGCTCCAAACAATACAGGACAACCTGGGTCGCTTAATATCGACCGGACTACCGATTTATATTTCAGAATTTGATGTCAATATAGCCAATGACCAGGATCAATTAGAAAAATATAAACAACTGTTTCCAATATGGTGGGAGCATCCGGCGGTGAAAGGTGTGACACTGTGGGGATATCAGCAAAACCAAATTTGGAGGACCAACGCATATCTTTTGCGGTCGGATGGATCTGAAAGACCTGCCATGACCTGGCTTAAAGGTTATATAGGACTATCCACCTCGATTCGACCATTGCAATTGCCTGATCAATACTTAAAGATTGTAACCAACCCTGTAACCAACCATCGTCTGAGGTTGGAGTATGACGAACAAATAAAAAAATTGGAAATACTATCTGTTATGGGTAGTCTGCTGCAAACCTATAGAAATGTCAGCACCAATGCCAGCACGATGGATATCGATCTCCCTCATGGATTATATTTTGTTAAAGCTTATTCTGCTCAAGGATTTGTATTAAAAAAATTTATTTTAGATTAA
- a CDS encoding sulfatase-like hydrolase/transferase → MVVTFAFINVDKKNSPTAKKPNIILILADDIGFETISAYGSTSYHTPRIDQMAKGGIRFEHCYSQPLCSPSRVQIMTGKSNFRNYESWGYLDQNETNFAHIMKSAGYATCIAGKWQLRGDQFVPYKAGFDEYLLWNLTDTTSTYNERYKNPQLIENGKMKKYENSEYGPELFVKFIKSFITRKKDVPFLVYYPMVLSHRPFVPTPGNGKVYQDFKVVPKGGTGGSPSNNSFFKDEMSYLDKNVGAIIDKVNELGLAENTLILFTGDNGTGVGISSTMKDGRIIPGMKGHTNEYGNHVPLVAYWKGKIKPGQVTDNLIDFSDFLPTMVEVANIDLPYDFVTDGKSFLPLIMGNKYEPHPWLFSHYDPHKGGFAKARFVHNKEWKLYESGEIFNVLKDPLEENRVSESSLTEDQIKLITSFREVFPKMVRVEVKKEKADKKDKKPKSPDDDDDGF, encoded by the coding sequence ATGGTCGTCACCTTTGCCTTCATCAATGTGGATAAGAAAAACAGCCCAACTGCCAAAAAACCAAACATCATCCTCATCCTGGCGGACGATATTGGATTTGAAACCATTAGTGCTTATGGCAGTACTTCCTATCATACGCCCAGGATCGATCAAATGGCCAAAGGCGGCATCAGGTTTGAGCATTGTTATTCTCAGCCTTTGTGTTCTCCTTCCAGGGTTCAGATTATGACCGGTAAATCCAATTTCCGGAATTACGAAAGTTGGGGATATCTGGATCAAAACGAAACAAATTTTGCTCATATCATGAAATCAGCTGGCTATGCCACTTGCATCGCAGGCAAATGGCAATTGCGGGGAGATCAGTTCGTGCCCTATAAAGCAGGGTTTGATGAATATTTACTTTGGAACCTCACTGATACAACCTCGACTTACAATGAGCGTTATAAAAATCCGCAGTTGATTGAGAATGGCAAAATGAAAAAGTATGAAAACTCAGAGTATGGTCCTGAGCTCTTTGTTAAGTTTATCAAAAGTTTTATCACCCGCAAAAAGGATGTTCCATTTTTAGTCTATTATCCGATGGTCCTTTCGCATCGGCCTTTCGTGCCAACCCCTGGCAATGGCAAGGTTTATCAGGATTTTAAAGTAGTCCCTAAAGGTGGTACAGGTGGATCTCCTTCAAATAATTCATTTTTCAAAGATGAAATGTCCTATCTGGACAAGAATGTTGGAGCAATTATAGATAAAGTGAACGAATTGGGACTGGCTGAGAATACACTCATTTTATTTACTGGTGATAATGGTACCGGGGTTGGAATATCTTCTACTATGAAAGATGGCAGAATCATACCCGGCATGAAAGGCCATACCAATGAATATGGCAACCATGTTCCGCTGGTAGCTTATTGGAAAGGAAAAATAAAACCGGGACAGGTCACGGATAACTTGATTGATTTTTCAGATTTTCTTCCAACCATGGTTGAGGTTGCCAACATTGATTTACCCTATGATTTTGTTACTGATGGAAAGAGTTTCCTGCCTTTGATCATGGGCAATAAATATGAACCTCACCCTTGGTTGTTTTCTCATTATGATCCCCACAAAGGTGGTTTTGCAAAAGCCAGGTTTGTACACAATAAAGAATGGAAGTTATATGAGTCCGGAGAGATTTTCAATGTTCTCAAGGATCCATTGGAGGAAAATCGTGTGTCGGAAAGTAGTTTAACGGAGGATCAAATAAAACTCATCACCTCATTCAGAGAAGTATTCCCAAAGATGGTTAGAGTTGAAGTGAAAAAAGAAAAAGCGGATAAAAAAGATAAAAAACCAAAGTCTCCAGATGATGATGATGATGGATTCTAA
- a CDS encoding sulfatase-like hydrolase/transferase, giving the protein MSIVDLKKYIGLLLLLLCSIFSKAQQRPNVILIYSDDQGAIDLNCYGSKDLETPHIDKLARSGVMFTQFYASPVCSPSRASLLTGMTPQRAGMPGNASATNLNGGMPNNRYTMAEMFKDAGYKTAHIGKWHLGYTPEMSPNAQGFDYSFGHIAGCIDNYSHFFYWNGPNKHDLFRNGVEVYYPGQYFPDLMVQEASTYMAQAKKDPFFMYFAINMPHYPYQGDPKWLEYYNTKGVPYPRNLYAAFMSTLDDKIGQLLDKVSELGLMENTIILFQSDNGYSTEERAHFGGGNAGIYRGAKACLFEGGIRVPSMISWPGQIPANQVRDQFAVNTDWMPTLAQLCNVPLDDNKLDGKSLVPVIKNQTASSPHEEGYCWAFGKDMWAARKGKWKLLGNPDDKSNKGELTKDDALFLVDLESDPGEMKNIAKLYPEKVEELNKQYQQWLSHNKNK; this is encoded by the coding sequence ATGAGCATAGTTGATTTGAAAAAGTACATTGGACTCCTTTTATTATTGTTGTGTTCCATATTTTCTAAAGCACAACAAAGGCCTAATGTGATCCTAATCTACTCCGACGACCAGGGGGCAATAGACCTCAACTGCTATGGTTCGAAAGATTTGGAAACACCTCATATTGACAAATTGGCTCGAAGCGGGGTTATGTTTACCCAGTTTTATGCCTCACCGGTTTGTTCACCATCCAGGGCATCCTTACTGACGGGTATGACACCACAAAGAGCGGGAATGCCGGGCAATGCCAGCGCAACCAATTTGAATGGCGGCATGCCAAATAATCGATACACCATGGCAGAAATGTTCAAAGATGCCGGATACAAAACAGCGCATATAGGTAAGTGGCATTTAGGGTATACTCCGGAGATGTCTCCAAATGCTCAGGGCTTTGATTATTCCTTTGGTCATATTGCGGGCTGCATAGATAATTATTCACATTTTTTTTATTGGAATGGCCCGAACAAGCATGATCTCTTTAGAAACGGGGTAGAGGTATATTATCCGGGACAATATTTTCCAGACCTGATGGTGCAGGAAGCCAGCACCTATATGGCTCAAGCCAAAAAGGATCCTTTCTTTATGTATTTTGCTATCAATATGCCTCATTATCCGTATCAGGGCGATCCCAAATGGCTTGAATATTATAATACAAAGGGAGTGCCTTATCCTCGTAATCTGTATGCAGCTTTTATGTCTACCCTGGATGATAAGATTGGACAGTTGCTGGATAAAGTATCTGAGCTTGGTTTAATGGAAAATACGATCATCCTATTTCAATCTGACAATGGCTATTCAACCGAAGAACGGGCTCATTTTGGTGGAGGGAACGCAGGGATATACAGAGGCGCCAAAGCTTGTCTGTTTGAAGGAGGAATCCGGGTACCATCCATGATCAGCTGGCCCGGTCAAATCCCTGCAAATCAGGTCAGGGACCAATTTGCTGTCAACACAGACTGGATGCCTACACTTGCTCAATTGTGCAATGTTCCTTTAGATGATAATAAATTGGATGGAAAGAGTCTTGTCCCTGTAATCAAAAATCAAACCGCATCATCTCCTCATGAAGAAGGATATTGTTGGGCATTCGGTAAAGACATGTGGGCTGCCAGAAAAGGAAAGTGGAAGCTATTGGGAAATCCTGATGACAAAAGCAATAAAGGTGAATTGACTAAAGACGATGCCCTCTTCCTGGTAGACTTAGAATCTGACCCTGGCGAAATGAAGAATATTGCAAAATTATATCCTGAAAAAGTGGAGGAATTGAACAAGCAGTATCAGCAGTGGTTATCGCACAATAAAAATAAATAA
- a CDS encoding sulfatase-like hydrolase/transferase, which produces MKNLKKRLQLKATWLKTCMFFILVHSQLTLSAQEKPNILIIITDQQSADVMSHRLGNKYINTPNMDLLASKGVSFTNAYCANPLCTPSRSSLFTGRYPHETGIQTNDEKLIDPKEFPSMGTIFKNVGYETGFVGKWHLPYDRNNTASHGFSFLPDKKGNGDDSLSPQKAKIFIQTKRNAPFLLVVSFMNPHNICQWARDEDLPDGAIGEAPSPDSCPPLRPNALPSVDETDIMQLIRTSMQKSHLFPVGDFSNDKWRQYLWAYYRLIEKVDEQIGQVLAALRESGLDKNTLIVFTSDHGDMQGAHRWNQKTVLYEESAKVPLIFSYPGMKARQSEFLVQSGIDMLPSLCDFAGIPLPSNKKGVSLKGQILNNQAAPERKYIVVSDHLTQGEAIDGQKPEPEGRMIRNKQFKYWIYDLGNQRETLYDLKNDPGEMVNLINDPSYKTQLNECRTQLMEWAKANNDPFIKFLIK; this is translated from the coding sequence ATGAAAAATTTAAAAAAACGACTACAGCTTAAAGCCACCTGGCTAAAGACCTGCATGTTTTTCATATTGGTACATTCTCAACTGACCTTATCAGCTCAAGAAAAGCCCAATATATTAATCATCATCACCGATCAACAATCAGCAGATGTTATGAGCCACCGTTTGGGAAATAAATATATCAATACCCCTAACATGGATTTGTTGGCTTCTAAAGGTGTTAGCTTCACCAATGCCTACTGTGCGAATCCACTGTGTACTCCATCCAGAAGTTCATTGTTTACTGGAAGATACCCACACGAGACAGGTATCCAGACGAATGATGAAAAATTGATCGATCCGAAAGAATTTCCTTCCATGGGTACCATATTCAAAAATGTCGGATATGAAACCGGTTTTGTAGGCAAATGGCACTTGCCCTATGACAGAAACAATACTGCGTCTCATGGATTTAGTTTTCTTCCTGACAAGAAAGGAAATGGAGATGATAGCCTATCTCCACAAAAAGCAAAGATATTCATTCAAACTAAGCGAAATGCTCCCTTTCTTTTAGTGGTTTCTTTCATGAATCCACATAATATTTGTCAATGGGCCAGGGATGAAGATTTGCCGGATGGGGCAATCGGTGAAGCACCCTCGCCTGATTCCTGCCCGCCTTTGAGGCCCAATGCACTGCCTTCTGTGGACGAAACAGATATTATGCAGTTGATCAGAACATCGATGCAAAAAAGTCATCTATTTCCGGTAGGCGATTTTTCTAATGATAAGTGGCGACAGTACCTATGGGCTTATTATCGACTCATAGAAAAGGTAGACGAGCAGATAGGACAAGTGCTTGCTGCGCTTCGCGAATCAGGACTTGACAAAAACACGTTAATTGTGTTCACCTCCGATCATGGAGACATGCAGGGTGCACACCGTTGGAACCAAAAGACTGTTTTGTATGAAGAATCTGCAAAAGTGCCTTTGATCTTTAGCTACCCGGGTATGAAAGCCCGACAATCTGAATTTCTGGTTCAATCCGGTATAGATATGCTGCCTAGCTTGTGTGATTTTGCAGGTATTCCCCTTCCTTCCAACAAAAAAGGTGTAAGCTTGAAAGGACAAATATTAAATAACCAGGCTGCTCCGGAAAGAAAATATATTGTCGTATCAGATCATCTTACACAAGGAGAGGCTATAGATGGACAAAAACCAGAACCAGAAGGTCGAATGATCAGAAACAAACAATTTAAATATTGGATATATGATCTGGGTAATCAAAGAGAAACCCTATATGACCTCAAAAATGACCCTGGCGAAATGGTCAATCTTATCAATGACCCATCCTATAAGACCCAATTGAATGAGTGCCGTACACAATTGATGGAATGGGCCAAGGCAAATAATGACCCCTTTATTAAATTTCTCATTAAATAA
- a CDS encoding DUF1961 family protein, translating to MISKTLWLILICFLWINISAQDKISDFSKGTLIYDNALAMDADVMGWRMEGPGVISFKEGWMRMYSPNEKFHHVFWCPQDFPSSFMAEWEVQNLKTEAGLCIIFFAAKGAKGESIFDPSFPVRDGTFRQYTKSDLFNSYHISYYANGRDAPGREISHLRKNTGFNLVQEVEPGIPIKSKAIHKITLIKEEAHILMFIDGRKIIDWQDDGQKYGPVLRDGKMGFRQMQWTDFQYRNFQVWDIKK from the coding sequence ATGATATCTAAAACACTTTGGTTGATTTTAATCTGTTTTTTGTGGATCAATATATCTGCCCAGGATAAGATATCAGACTTCTCAAAAGGAACATTGATTTATGACAATGCCCTGGCTATGGATGCTGATGTCATGGGTTGGAGAATGGAAGGACCAGGAGTGATTTCTTTTAAGGAAGGTTGGATGAGGATGTACTCACCCAATGAAAAATTCCATCATGTTTTTTGGTGTCCACAAGATTTTCCTTCCAGCTTTATGGCTGAGTGGGAGGTGCAAAACCTAAAAACAGAAGCCGGCTTGTGCATTATATTTTTTGCGGCTAAAGGCGCCAAAGGGGAAAGCATATTTGATCCTTCTTTTCCTGTAAGGGACGGAACCTTTCGTCAATATACCAAAAGTGATCTGTTCAACAGCTATCATATATCCTATTACGCTAACGGGAGGGACGCTCCCGGTAGAGAAATATCCCATCTCCGGAAAAATACAGGATTCAATTTAGTACAGGAAGTTGAGCCAGGCATTCCCATTAAATCGAAAGCTATCCATAAAATAACCTTAATCAAAGAGGAAGCCCATATCCTTATGTTTATTGATGGCAGAAAAATTATTGACTGGCAGGATGATGGGCAGAAATACGGACCTGTCTTACGCGATGGCAAGATGGGATTCAGGCAAATGCAATGGACCGATTTTCAATATAGAAATTTCCAGGTCTGGGATATAAAAAAATAA
- a CDS encoding Gfo/Idh/MocA family oxidoreductase — protein sequence MSSRRKFIQKLTAPVLALPLLNLTQTKFLSDSEEKPYDGPILRVAILGLGSYGTRVADAMQACSRAKLVGAISGTPAKLTTWQSKYNIPAANCYNYENMDAIKDNPDIDAVYIITPNSLHKPFAARVAKAGKHVISEKPMALNAKEGQEMIDVCRQANVKLLVGYRMHLEPKTLEIIRMRKDGELGKPLFFQGLAGFRIGDPTQWRLNKKLAGGGSMMDIGIYAVNGARYMIGEEPIWVTAQETKNDKVKFKDGVDETITFQFGFPSGATASCLSTYAMNGLDKFYLNCEKGFAEMQPSTGYGPIKARSNKGEIIYEHITHQTVQMDEMSDIILQGKKPVVPVDGAEGLKDLKIIDAIFKAVKTGKKVKLVG from the coding sequence ATGAGTTCTCGAAGAAAATTTATTCAAAAGCTGACAGCCCCGGTGCTGGCTTTGCCTCTGTTGAACTTAACTCAAACTAAGTTTTTGTCTGATTCAGAAGAAAAACCGTACGACGGCCCGATATTAAGAGTAGCTATTCTAGGACTAGGCAGTTATGGTACACGGGTAGCCGATGCGATGCAAGCTTGTTCCCGGGCCAAACTCGTAGGAGCCATTAGTGGTACCCCTGCTAAGCTCACTACGTGGCAATCAAAATATAATATCCCTGCTGCCAATTGTTACAATTATGAAAACATGGATGCCATCAAGGACAATCCTGATATTGATGCGGTGTATATCATAACTCCCAACTCTTTGCACAAACCTTTTGCAGCCCGTGTAGCCAAAGCCGGCAAACATGTGATCTCTGAGAAGCCGATGGCCTTGAATGCAAAGGAGGGGCAGGAAATGATCGATGTATGTCGACAAGCCAATGTTAAACTTTTGGTCGGTTACCGCATGCACCTGGAACCAAAGACACTGGAGATCATCCGTATGAGGAAGGATGGCGAATTGGGCAAACCACTTTTTTTCCAGGGCTTGGCAGGATTTAGAATAGGGGATCCTACCCAATGGCGACTCAATAAAAAACTAGCAGGTGGAGGGTCTATGATGGACATCGGTATCTATGCGGTCAATGGCGCCCGATATATGATCGGCGAAGAACCTATCTGGGTCACTGCCCAGGAGACTAAAAATGACAAAGTCAAATTTAAAGATGGCGTAGATGAAACCATCACTTTCCAATTTGGATTCCCAAGCGGTGCCACTGCTTCCTGCCTGTCTACCTATGCGATGAATGGCCTGGACAAATTCTATCTCAATTGTGAAAAAGGATTTGCCGAAATGCAACCATCTACCGGGTATGGTCCTATCAAAGCCAGGAGCAATAAAGGGGAAATCATATACGAACATATCACCCATCAGACCGTCCAAATGGATGAAATGTCTGACATTATTCTGCAGGGGAAAAAACCAGTCGTTCCTGTAGATGGAGCGGAGGGGTTGAAAGATCTCAAGATTATAGATGCCATATTTAAAGCAGTGAAAACTGGAAAAAAAGTAAAACTCGTCGGATAA